From uncultured Pseudodesulfovibrio sp.:
TGTTTCAGCTATTGGAGCAGCATCAGACGGCATCACCGCCGCTGGCTCAGGCTCCTTTGGTGCTGTAGGAGAAGCCGGAGGTTCGGCTGCTCTTGCAGGCGCAGCCTGCGGAGACGCTTGCCGTGGGGGCATCTGGGGTCTTTGTTGTGCTTGTTGTGGAGCTTGAGGTCGAGATTGTTGCATGGAAGGCGCTGCCTGAGGCGGAGAAAAACGCTGGCCGTTAGCAGGTGCACCACCTTGGCCCTGTCCTTGTCTGAACCCAGCACCCGGCCCGCCCTGCATTCCACCAGAACCACCCATTGGACGTTGTGGTGTATTTGAAGCCGGAGCCTGTGCAGACACGGATTCAAGACGAATCAATTCGGGAAGACTGGTCAAGTTCAACAACAAAAGTTCCAAAGCCAATGCAGGTTCAAGACTGGTCATAACCTTGCGTTGACCGTCCAATGTCATCTGCCAGCACGCATGAATATGCGCGGGTTCAAATTTTCCAGCCCAGTCCATCCAACTGGTAGCTTCTTCGCCGGACAAACCAAGAAGTGGCAATGCCTCTTCGCCAGCCTGTCTAAGTAAAAACATGTTACGCCAGCAATTGGTCAACTCACGCAAAAAGAATCCAAGATCAAGTCCCTGATCAAGCACCTGACGGAGCACGTATCCGACTGAAACAAGGTTGCGCGAATGCATGGCCTCCATCAAGCCGAAGAAAACATCCTGACCAGCCAGACCAAGGAAGCCACGTACATCCTCTTCCTTGAGCACATCTTCACCCATAGCGAGAGCCTGCCCCAATAAAGACATGGAGTCGCGTACACTTCCAGCACCACGCTTGGCGATGATCTGTAATGCGCCGGGTTCAAACTGCAACCCTTCCAGATTCATTATTTTTTCAAGGTGATTCACCAGTTCGGACTGAGTCAGCATCTTAAAGGTATAATGCTGGCAACGGCTAATAATTGTTGCCGGAAATTTATGATGCTCAGTTGTCGCCAAAATAAATGTCGCTCGCGGCGGCGGCTCTTCCAACGTCTTAAGAAGCGCGTTAAACGCTTCTTTGGTAAGCATGTGCGCCTCATCGATGATAAAGACTTTGTAACGGCATTCTATCGGCGCATAGCCTATATCTTCCTTCAACCGGCGAGCATCATCAATACCACGATTGGATGCGCCATCGATTTCAATAACGTCTACAGCAACGCCGGCAGTAATCTGCTTGCAATTTGCGCATTCATTACACGGCTCCCCGGTGGGAGCATTCACACAGTTCAGTGCCTTGGCAAAGATGCGAGCGATTGTGGTTTTACCCACCCCGCGAGTGCCAGAAAAAAGATAAGCAGGCGCAATCTTGTCCTGAGCGGCAGCCCGGGAAAGAATAGATTTGATTGCTTTTTGTCCGGCAACGTCTTCAAACGTCTGGGGACGATACTTCGCTGTGAGATTCGATGTACTCATTGGTATGCCTGATGCTTAAACGTGGAATTCATACTCGCCTGATAAAACAGAACTAAAACGGGGAAGCCCGATATTCCGCGTCGAATTTCACCATTAATATCAGATGATGGTCCGACTTTCTAGACTTTCTATCAACCCAGTTTTCAATCTTGTTTGTTACTCTGTTTTTTCAAAAAACTGAACAAACAAGATCAACCCCTCGCGTACTCGATTGTACGCAAGAGGCTGATCTATGTTTCAAAACAACGCACTTCACACGCGTATATCTTTCATTAGATAGAATAACGATGGAGCCAATGTTCGTAATCCGGATTCTCACCCTTGACGATCTTGAAGTACTCGGTTTGCAGCATCATTGCCACAGGACCAGCCTTGCCCTCGCCTATTTGACGACGATCAATAGAACTGATGGGCGTCAGTTCAGCCGCAGTGCCCGTAAAAAAGACCTCGTCGGCCACGTATAGCATGTCACGGGTGATCGGTTCTTCTCGGACCTCATATCCGAGATCGTTTGCCAAAGAGATGATGGAGTTACGGGTCAAGCCGCCCAGTACGCCATCGGAGTGCGGAGTGTAAATAACGTCATCCACAACCATAAAAATATTTTCGCCAGACCCTTCGGACACATGACCTGTGGTATCAAGTAAAATAGCCTCGTGATAACCGTCGGCCACGGCTTCGGTCTTGGCAAGTACGGAGTTTACATAGTTACCACACGCCTTGGATTTGGTCATCATGACATTGACATGATGACGATTGAACGAACTGCATTTGACGGCAATACCATTTACCAATGCGTCATCGCCAAGGTACGCACCCCATGGCCATGTTGCGATAATGGTGCGAATAGGGTTGTCGCCGGGATGCACACCCATGGCACCGTCACCAATGAAAACCAGAGGACGGACATAGGCTCCGGCCAACTTGTTTCGCTTCAGGGTATCAATGGCAGCATCGGTCAATTCTTCTGCCGTATACGGAACCTTGATGCCCAATATCTTGGCAGAATTAATCAGACGAACCATATGTTCATCAAGTCGAAAGACTTCTGAAGATCCGTCCGCGCACTCATACGCACGGATGCCTTCGAAAACACCAGCGCCGTAATGAAGTGTGTGAGTCAGGACGTGAACATTTGCCTCGTCCCAGGGGACCTGTTTACCGTCGAACCAGATGGTTTCGGATTTCTGGACCATTGATGATCTCCTTATTGTATTATGGCGCGCTCGCCGATCTATTCTTGAGTTGAATATGGACGCTAAGAAAATCTCCTTCATAGGTCAAGATACTAAACCTAAACCATTTGAACAGGAACATTGATTGCCATTCAATTTCAGCCATTTTCATTTTGACAGTGCAGTAAGTGGAGAGTAAGAAATCTGGATTGAACTATTATATTTTAGGAGTTTTACGTCATGTCCAAGTTTGCAAGAGTCGATAGACTGCCCCCGTATGTTTTTGCTCAGGTCAACGAATTGAAAATGAAGATGCGCCACGCGGGCGCGGATATCATTGACCTTGGCATGGGCAATCCTGATGTGCCCACCCCCAAGCCCATCCTCGACAAACTGACTGACGCGGCGCACAAAGCCGGTAACTCTAAGTATTCAGCGTCGAAAGGCATCAAGGGTTTACGCCACGGAATCCGTGACTGGTACTACCGTCGCTATAATGTTTCTCTAGACGCTGACCGCGAAGTCTGTGTCACCATGGGAGCGAAGGAAGGCTTGGCCCACCTTGCGCTGGCCATGCTTTCCCCTGGTGATGTCGTTCTGGCACCGGACCCAGCCTACCCGATTCACCCGTATGCTTCCATCATTGCTGGTGCAGACGTACGTCGTGTACCCATCGGCCCCGGTCAGGATTTCTTTGAAAATCTGGAAACCGCTGTCTCCCACACATGGCCCAAACCCAAGTTGTTAATCATCAACTTCCCGCACAACCCGACCACACAGTGCGTGGACTTGAGCTTTTTCCAGCGTATCGTTGATTTCGCTAAAGAACATGACCTCTACGTCATTCATGACTTCGCCTATGCGGATTTCGTATTCGACGGTTACGAAGCCCCCAGCTTCATGCAGGCCGAAGGCGCTCGTGACGTAGGTGTCGAATTCTTTTCCATGACCAAAAGTTATTCCATGGCTGGTATGCGCGTTGGTTACTGCGTCGGTAACCCGGAAATGGTCAATGCTCTGACTCGTATCAAGAGTTACCTTGACTACGGTATTTATCAGCCCATTCAGATCGCTGCCGCCTGCGCCCTCAACGGTGACCTTGAGGATGATCCCAAGTTCACACAGGACGACATGGACGCATCGGTCAAGGAAATCATGGCCGTGTATGAAGATCGTCGTAACGCCTTGTGCGAAGGCCTCAACCGCATCGGCTGGGAAGTGACACCACCCAAGGCAACCATGTTTCTGTGGGCCGCCATTCCTGACGAATTTAAAAAGATGGGTTCCGTTGAATTCTCCAAGATGCTCTTGCAAGAAGCAGAAGTCGCAGTCTCGCCCGGCCTTGGTTTCGGCCAGTACGGCGACGACCATGTCCGCTTTAGTTTTGTCGAAAACCGACATCGCACCAATCAGGCAGTCCGCAACCTGCGCAAATTCTTCGCAAAGGGGTAAGTATGGACGTTATTAAACTCGGTCTTGGCGGTTTCGGCACAGTCGGATCTGGTCTGGCAAAAATTCTGGACAGCAATGCACAACGCATTGAAAAAAGACTCGGCAAACGCATTGAAATCAGATCAGTACTTGTGCGCGATCTGACCAAGAAACGTGCCTTTGATCCGGGTCCGAACGTCACTTTTACCGATGACCCAAACGTACTGGTCAATGATCCAGATATTGATATCGTGGTCGAACTCATGGGTGGTCTCGACACAGCAAAAGACTTGGTACTCAAGGCTTTTGCCGCAGGCAAACATGTAGTCACAGCCAACAAGCATCTTTTGGCCGAACATGGACTGGAACTTTTCGACGCGGCCCGAGAACACTCCACAGGCCTTATGTTCGAAGCAAGTTGTGCCGGTGGCATTCCTATTGTTCAGACCTTGAAAGAAAGTCTGGCCGGAGATGAAATCACACAAATGCTTGGTATCATGAATGGTACAGCCAATTATATCCTGTCTGAAATGACCACCAAGGGGCTGGATTTTGAAACAGCTCTGGCTGACGCTCAAGATCTTGGGTATGCCGAGGCCGACCCAACCTTTGATATTGAAGGTTTTGACACAGCGCATAAACTTTGCGTGCTTATTCGCATGGCTTATGGTGTCGACTATCCTCTGAATGAAATCCCCATTCAAGGAATCACCGGGGTCACCCCCATGGACATTCAATTCGCTCGCGAATTCGGCTACCGTATCAAATTGCTGGCTCATGTCATGGACGTGGACGGCAAATTGGAAGCGGGTGTCCATCCGGCTTTGGTGCCATATACTTACTTGTTGGCTCGTGTGGGCGGCAACTACAATGCCGTACGACTGGAAGGCAACGCGGTAGGGCCGATCATGTTGCATGGTCAAGGTGCCGGAGATCTCCCGACGGGCAGTGCCGTGTTGGCAGACATCCTGAATATCGTCCGTAATGTTGGAAAAGGATGCCCTGCACCGGATAATACCGGTTTCAGAAATCAACCCCTGACAAAAGCGAATATTCTTCCACCAGAAGATTCAGAATCCAAATATTACTTCCGTTTCACCGTTGCCGACCGCACAGGTGTCATGGCCGCCATCACCAAATCTATGGCGACTCACGGCATTTCCATTGCGCAGGCCGTACAAAAAGGCGAAGCCGGAGCCGAAGGTGTGCCATTGGTGATAGTCAGTCATGAGACCCCTGCTAAAGCAGTAACTGCCATGATTGAAGAAATGGACGCCATGGATTTCACCGTCGAACCCTGCGTCAAATTTAGAATACTTTAGAGATAGATAATGAAAGTACTGTACCTTATCGCCGACGGAATGGGTGGTTGGCCGCTAGACGAACTTGGCGGCAAAACCACCATGGAAGCGGCACATACACCAAACATGGACGAACTGGCCAAGACCGGCATAATCGGTCGTGCCCAGACGGTACCTGCGGGCATGCCCCCCGGTTCTGATGTCGCGAACATGTCACTGCTCGGCTTTGATCCTGCCACCTATCACACTGGCCGTGGACCTATCGAAGCTGCGGCTCAGGGACTTGAACTTGGAGCAGATGATCTGGTCTGGCGATTAAATTTGGTCACTGTTTCCAAGTTGACCATTGATGGCTACATGCGCGACTACTCGTCAGGACATATCTCCACAGATGTTTCGAGGCCTGTAGTAGAAACGTTGCAGGAAAGGCT
This genomic window contains:
- a CDS encoding branched-chain amino acid transaminase, whose translation is MVQKSETIWFDGKQVPWDEANVHVLTHTLHYGAGVFEGIRAYECADGSSEVFRLDEHMVRLINSAKILGIKVPYTAEELTDAAIDTLKRNKLAGAYVRPLVFIGDGAMGVHPGDNPIRTIIATWPWGAYLGDDALVNGIAVKCSSFNRHHVNVMMTKSKACGNYVNSVLAKTEAVADGYHEAILLDTTGHVSEGSGENIFMVVDDVIYTPHSDGVLGGLTRNSIISLANDLGYEVREEPITRDMLYVADEVFFTGTAAELTPISSIDRRQIGEGKAGPVAMMLQTEYFKIVKGENPDYEHWLHRYSI
- a CDS encoding aminotransferase class I/II-fold pyridoxal phosphate-dependent enzyme — protein: MSKFARVDRLPPYVFAQVNELKMKMRHAGADIIDLGMGNPDVPTPKPILDKLTDAAHKAGNSKYSASKGIKGLRHGIRDWYYRRYNVSLDADREVCVTMGAKEGLAHLALAMLSPGDVVLAPDPAYPIHPYASIIAGADVRRVPIGPGQDFFENLETAVSHTWPKPKLLIINFPHNPTTQCVDLSFFQRIVDFAKEHDLYVIHDFAYADFVFDGYEAPSFMQAEGARDVGVEFFSMTKSYSMAGMRVGYCVGNPEMVNALTRIKSYLDYGIYQPIQIAAACALNGDLEDDPKFTQDDMDASVKEIMAVYEDRRNALCEGLNRIGWEVTPPKATMFLWAAIPDEFKKMGSVEFSKMLLQEAEVAVSPGLGFGQYGDDHVRFSFVENRHRTNQAVRNLRKFFAKG
- the dnaX gene encoding DNA polymerase III subunit gamma/tau — protein: MSTSNLTAKYRPQTFEDVAGQKAIKSILSRAAAQDKIAPAYLFSGTRGVGKTTIARIFAKALNCVNAPTGEPCNECANCKQITAGVAVDVIEIDGASNRGIDDARRLKEDIGYAPIECRYKVFIIDEAHMLTKEAFNALLKTLEEPPPRATFILATTEHHKFPATIISRCQHYTFKMLTQSELVNHLEKIMNLEGLQFEPGALQIIAKRGAGSVRDSMSLLGQALAMGEDVLKEEDVRGFLGLAGQDVFFGLMEAMHSRNLVSVGYVLRQVLDQGLDLGFFLRELTNCWRNMFLLRQAGEEALPLLGLSGEEATSWMDWAGKFEPAHIHACWQMTLDGQRKVMTSLEPALALELLLLNLTSLPELIRLESVSAQAPASNTPQRPMGGSGGMQGGPGAGFRQGQGQGGAPANGQRFSPPQAAPSMQQSRPQAPQQAQQRPQMPPRQASPQAAPARAAEPPASPTAPKEPEPAAVMPSDAAPIAETVTPSVSVSASLSGPKSWKGFLAFVEERNGQAGVKVSMLHLTKGELANNELVVTCRSKTLCGQLTEKNTFNALELLTKEYFDPGVEVRVETGNIVVPKSDKQLMEDAENNPAVNKIIETFGAQIISVNARKQ
- a CDS encoding homoserine dehydrogenase, producing the protein MDVIKLGLGGFGTVGSGLAKILDSNAQRIEKRLGKRIEIRSVLVRDLTKKRAFDPGPNVTFTDDPNVLVNDPDIDIVVELMGGLDTAKDLVLKAFAAGKHVVTANKHLLAEHGLELFDAAREHSTGLMFEASCAGGIPIVQTLKESLAGDEITQMLGIMNGTANYILSEMTTKGLDFETALADAQDLGYAEADPTFDIEGFDTAHKLCVLIRMAYGVDYPLNEIPIQGITGVTPMDIQFAREFGYRIKLLAHVMDVDGKLEAGVHPALVPYTYLLARVGGNYNAVRLEGNAVGPIMLHGQGAGDLPTGSAVLADILNIVRNVGKGCPAPDNTGFRNQPLTKANILPPEDSESKYYFRFTVADRTGVMAAITKSMATHGISIAQAVQKGEAGAEGVPLVIVSHETPAKAVTAMIEEMDAMDFTVEPCVKFRIL